A genomic window from Tolypothrix sp. PCC 7910 includes:
- a CDS encoding NACHT domain-containing NTPase, whose protein sequence is MAKRSLQASDEGIRKAKQAFKRKGWTQEYLAATVGLETRQPIWKFFTGKPIDRQAFNEICLVLDLNPLEISQNCTEDELTPLEQPLHISTNFNLDVDSLVKKLRSAQYERIQSQCGTVHILDIARPIGINELYVDVNILEEINSKRWIDISDLQKVDRDKFERFGLGQVRQKRISGQDVVLQYSKLMLLGKPGSGKTTFLQSLAINCNQGNFRPDCLPIFINLKNFAEDTRDLLQPSLVKYIHKYFAVFEITEQQIISVLSQGKVLLLLDALDEVAEQDSEIILKNIRQFIEIYHKNIIVITCRVAAQYYRFQGFTEVEIADFTKSQIATFANKWFLSVAKKSPAKAQSLARKFIQKLELAENAQILELASTPILLNLTCLLFQFVEDFPCQRAELYKQGLDLLLVRWDEARGIKRDQVYRNLSLLQKIKLLSRVAAVTFAQGEYFLPEKKMYQLIADYLSHLPQGTHDADALELESAAVVKAIEAQHGLLVERARGIYSFSHLTFQEYFTAREIFANANTQTLQELVNQVNEERWREIFLLTVEMLQPADEILQLMKQKIDKLATANEKLEDFLNWLVEKSSTVKGCYHPASVRAFYFTIALPPEHPLARTQNFAISLDPQMAGNLSLDLALDLALTHALSVSVTITADIFSQRLFALSLALDLEHLLTDEPSLQTSLKLLKNQLPSPKQGREALKMWWQTHGEGWIRKLRTLIIGSRQIGHAWQFNEQEWQDLQQYWYANQLLLDCLNSATNVTPNVRESIENSLLLVCG, encoded by the coding sequence ATGGCAAAAAGATCTCTTCAAGCATCAGATGAAGGTATTAGAAAAGCAAAACAGGCTTTTAAGCGCAAAGGTTGGACGCAAGAATATCTAGCTGCTACGGTCGGTTTAGAAACCCGTCAGCCAATTTGGAAGTTTTTTACTGGTAAACCCATAGACCGCCAAGCTTTTAACGAGATTTGTTTAGTTTTGGACTTAAACCCCTTAGAAATCTCGCAAAACTGTACTGAGGATGAATTAACACCTTTAGAACAGCCACTTCATATCAGTACGAATTTCAATCTAGACGTTGACAGTTTAGTAAAAAAGCTCAGATCAGCTCAATATGAAAGGATTCAGTCCCAGTGTGGTACGGTGCATATTTTGGATATTGCGCGGCCTATTGGGATAAATGAGTTATATGTTGATGTCAATATCCTAGAAGAAATTAATAGTAAAAGATGGATAGATATTAGCGATTTACAGAAGGTTGATAGGGATAAATTTGAGCGTTTTGGTTTAGGACAAGTCCGTCAGAAACGAATTAGCGGACAAGATGTAGTATTACAATACTCTAAGTTGATGTTGTTAGGAAAACCAGGCTCCGGTAAAACAACATTTTTACAGTCACTAGCTATAAATTGTAATCAAGGCAACTTTCGTCCTGATTGTTTGCCCATATTTATAAATTTAAAAAACTTTGCTGAAGACACAAGAGACCTTCTGCAACCTAGCCTAGTAAAATACATTCATAAATATTTTGCAGTTTTTGAGATCACAGAACAGCAAATTATCTCTGTATTATCTCAAGGAAAAGTATTACTTTTATTAGACGCTTTAGATGAAGTTGCAGAACAAGATAGTGAAATAATTCTCAAAAATATTCGACAGTTTATTGAGATTTATCATAAAAATATTATAGTTATTACTTGCCGTGTAGCTGCCCAATATTATAGATTTCAAGGCTTTACAGAGGTAGAAATTGCCGATTTTACCAAATCGCAAATTGCTACTTTTGCTAATAAATGGTTTTTATCTGTTGCCAAAAAAAGTCCCGCTAAAGCGCAGTCCTTGGCGCGTAAGTTTATCCAAAAATTAGAACTTGCAGAAAATGCCCAAATTTTAGAGTTAGCGTCTACACCAATTTTGTTGAATCTCACTTGTTTATTATTTCAGTTTGTCGAAGATTTTCCTTGTCAACGTGCTGAACTATATAAACAAGGATTGGATCTACTACTAGTACGCTGGGATGAAGCAAGGGGTATCAAACGCGATCAAGTGTACCGGAATTTGTCACTGCTACAAAAAATTAAGCTGCTTAGTCGTGTTGCAGCAGTTACCTTTGCTCAAGGAGAGTATTTTCTTCCCGAAAAAAAAATGTATCAGCTAATTGCTGACTATCTGTCTCATCTTCCTCAAGGGACACATGATGCCGATGCTTTAGAATTAGAGAGTGCAGCTGTTGTTAAAGCAATTGAAGCGCAACATGGATTATTAGTAGAAAGAGCCAGAGGAATTTATTCTTTTTCTCATTTGACGTTTCAAGAATACTTCACAGCTAGAGAAATTTTTGCTAATGCTAATACTCAAACACTACAAGAGCTAGTTAACCAAGTCAATGAAGAACGTTGGCGGGAAATATTTTTACTCACTGTAGAAATGTTGCAACCGGCTGATGAAATATTACAGCTAATGAAGCAAAAAATTGATAAGTTGGCAACCGCCAACGAAAAATTAGAAGATTTTCTCAACTGGTTAGTAGAGAAATCATCTACAGTCAAAGGATGTTATCATCCTGCTAGCGTGCGTGCCTTTTACTTTACAATTGCGCTACCACCTGAGCATCCTTTAGCTCGTACCCAAAATTTTGCGATATCTTTAGACCCTCAAATGGCCGGGAATCTATCTCTTGATTTAGCATTAGATTTGGCTCTAACTCATGCCCTATCTGTAAGTGTAACAATCACTGCTGATATATTTAGCCAACGCTTATTTGCTTTAAGTTTAGCTCTCGACCTAGAACATTTACTAACAGATGAGCCATCTTTACAAACATCACTAAAATTATTAAAGAATCAATTACCATCACCAAAACAAGGTAGAGAAGCATTAAAAATGTGGTGGCAAACTCATGGTGAAGGTTGGATTAGGAAATTGCGAACTTTAATTATTGGTTCCCGCCAAATTGGTCATGCTTGGCAGTTTAACGAACAGGAATGGCAGGATTTACAACAGTATTGGTATGCCAATCAATTACTACTAGATTGTCTTAATAGCGCTACTAATGTCACTCCAAATGTACGAGAGTCAATAGAAAATAGTTTGCTGTTGGTTTGTGGTTAA
- a CDS encoding sorbosone dehydrogenase family protein, with protein sequence MQFLERFLPLLLLFTTVTACNQTSASLDNSTPQPSASVVQQAENSPQQPKNVVRTEAISPTPIRISLNNLPAPFATESASKRPEVVSIPQNPVLRVPSGFTVNVFAEGLDAPRWLALTPNGDVLVTETRQNRIRLLRDSNGDGVADVRKTFASSQNGLNIPFGMAFGGNSFFLGNTDAVLQFPYRKGQQQLSGTGKKIADLPGGGYNQHWTRNVVVSPDGNKLYVSVGSESNVDEEALPRASVQQMNLDGSQKQTFASGLRNPVGLDFHPVTKELYTAVNERDGIGDDLVPDYFTRIQQGEFYGWPYAYLTPNNLDPRQKANNQSKRPDLAARTRTPDVLFQAHSAALGVQFYDGQTFPQKYRNGAFVAFRGSWNRDRGTGYKVVFVPFNNQGRPQGYYEDFLTGFLLNPSTPTTWGRPVGLLVLPDGSLLVTEEANNRIYRIQYKGG encoded by the coding sequence ATGCAATTTCTTGAGCGTTTTTTGCCGCTATTATTGTTATTCACTACAGTAACAGCTTGTAACCAAACCAGCGCTTCTTTAGATAATTCCACACCGCAACCATCTGCATCGGTTGTACAACAGGCAGAGAATTCTCCACAGCAGCCGAAAAATGTAGTTCGGACTGAAGCAATTTCGCCTACACCTATTCGTATCAGCTTGAATAATTTACCAGCACCTTTTGCTACCGAGAGTGCTTCCAAAAGACCTGAGGTTGTGTCAATTCCGCAGAATCCTGTGCTGCGTGTACCATCAGGATTTACAGTTAATGTTTTTGCTGAAGGTTTAGATGCACCACGGTGGCTAGCTTTAACTCCCAATGGTGATGTGTTAGTCACAGAAACTCGGCAAAATCGGATTCGGCTGTTGCGTGATAGTAATGGCGATGGGGTGGCTGATGTTCGTAAAACTTTCGCTAGTTCCCAAAATGGGCTAAATATACCGTTTGGCATGGCTTTTGGCGGTAATTCCTTCTTTTTGGGTAATACCGATGCTGTGCTACAGTTTCCCTACAGGAAAGGTCAACAACAACTGAGTGGTACTGGTAAAAAAATTGCTGACCTTCCTGGTGGTGGCTATAACCAGCACTGGACGCGTAACGTGGTAGTTTCGCCCGATGGTAATAAGCTGTATGTTTCTGTTGGTTCTGAAAGTAACGTAGATGAAGAAGCGCTACCACGCGCTTCAGTTCAGCAAATGAATTTAGATGGTTCGCAAAAACAGACTTTTGCTTCTGGCTTGCGTAACCCGGTAGGTTTAGATTTCCACCCAGTCACCAAGGAACTTTACACTGCTGTGAACGAACGTGATGGTATTGGTGATGACTTAGTCCCAGACTACTTTACACGTATCCAGCAGGGAGAATTTTACGGCTGGCCCTATGCTTATCTCACACCTAATAACCTTGACCCACGACAGAAAGCCAATAATCAAAGTAAACGCCCCGACTTAGCAGCCCGTACACGTACCCCAGATGTGTTATTCCAGGCGCATTCAGCAGCCTTGGGTGTACAGTTCTATGATGGTCAGACATTCCCACAAAAATATCGTAACGGTGCTTTTGTGGCTTTTCGTGGTTCCTGGAACCGCGATCGCGGTACAGGTTATAAAGTAGTATTTGTGCCCTTTAATAATCAGGGTCGTCCACAGGGTTACTATGAAGACTTTCTCACGGGATTTTTGCTAAATCCTTCTACACCAACCACTTGGGGGCGACCTGTCGGTTTACTAGTGTTACCTGATGGCAGTTTATTAGTAACAGAAGAAGCTAATAATCGGATTTATCGGATTCAGTATAAGGGGGGTTAG